The segment CTTGACTGAGTCTCTTTATCGACAGTGTGGTTCATGTATACCATGTTCTTTATTCTAGCCAGAGTGGGAGCAGGTGAGCCGCCCATATTATAAGCACCtgcaatgaatgaaaacagtgtgctaaaaaatgtaaaatgtagagTTGAAAAACAGTTGTAATGTGAATATGAACAGAGATTGATAAAGTAAGAAATGAACCATCGGTGAAAACGATGATGACGTGTCGATGCTCCTTGAAAGCTTCTTCCCCAACTCGCTGCTTTATTACAGCCATTCTCTCCAGGAAGGTCTTAAAAATGAGGTTCAGATCTGTTCCAgcagtgtttctgtctttgagacgaaacacaaatacacattaaaacattatattCGACCCAaactttaattaatatttaaacagttGACTCACGTGACTCACCTCCTACTTCAAAATCTTCCACTTTTTTTATGAAGGcctcttttgtttctttgttatcCAAAAACTCAACAATGTTGACAACTTCAAATATTTCAGAAGAGAAAAAGGCAATTTCATAGTTTGGAGTCACTGTAAAAGATGAAATCTGTcgagacaaaaaacaaatgagctgaGTACAGGGATGAGCTTCAACTTTTGACACAACATTTAAACTCATGTAAGTGCCATGACATATTTTGTTAATGCGTCCTAACACCTCCTTATGTATCAAACTGCTTATGGTTGTTATTTTGTTGAGTAATTGATTCATTTATCAGCAGAAAGAGTATCCCATAGTGTTCATTGACAAAAAGCCAAGGCACTTTTGCCAAGAAACATCAGTCAGGAATATGATGTGTAATTCATAATGAAATTCACTTCTAATGGGCTAAACAGGATGAGattatgtgtgcacatgctttGTGTATAGTGTGCCAAATGTGCAGCTAAAAGTGTGTCGGGTAAAATGCTCCATATGTCAGCTCCCACTAAAAATATGATCCGTTATATGTGTACGACTTTATACAGGGAAATGCACCACTCCATGTGGGATAGTTATTAtggtcttatttattttatcttgtttcTTTTCACTATAACAAAGTTAATTGTTGATGTAActattttagaaatattatttattaaattttctagtttttttgtttcaattttaaatcctttaaacaaacaggacaaagtGAATTAAATGATCGGCTGTCGATTTCATCTAAATGAGGGTGCACTACCTTACCAATACTTACAGTATGCAGCATTTCTATCCCACAAACTAGTGATTTCCTCCCAGCTCTGACATGTAATTTTATTCCTAATAACATGAGTGATCGATTAAATGTCCAGACCAGTCACATGAACTACTAACATGTTCTAGCAACTCAGCAAATTTATTGCCAGCATGCAACACACTCCACAATCAGCAAAACAATCCCAGTATAACCTCTTCAGTCCCAAGCATGATGTTGCTGACTGTGGGCAAATTCAGCACATTGTGAGAAAGATGCAGTTCAGCATAACCACTTCAAAAAgcactgtaaaatgtttatattggaTAATATTGGCTGAAACCTGCACTGCTCTTTTGATACATTTAATCAGTCAGATTGTTGATTGTTTCTTACCTTTCTAATAAGACTGGTGACAGCATTTCTTGCATCTTTTAGGTATTTGTCCTGTATGCTCTCAGAAATATCCACACCGATATAGATGTTGAGTGTCCCATTTTTGGAAATCCGGATTTTTCTCCCCTCCTGTGTGCCatctgaacacaacaaacactgttaaTTTGCCACACACAGTACACGTGCACATTATTTAATTAGAGAAAATAGGATGCACTTAACTAGAAATTATGGATACATGAACAAAACTGAtcagaaagtgtttttgttataCTTTTTGATTTAGTTGCTGGAACTTACTTGTGGTATCTAAAATGGTGAGGCTCTCTATGATTGCACTACCAAACGCCTCTGACACCTCGCGGGGTGTGTCataagtgtgtctgtctgcaagaAGCAAACATACACAGCAGTTTGAAATAATTACAACATGGTGAAATGAAAGGAAGAGAGTTGGTAGTACATTAGTAAGTggaagtacatttactcaagcacTGTACTTAGAATTTTGATGTATTTTGTACtactttttaatttcacacGGCATTATGTGCAGGTGCTTTTCAGTGATGACTTGAAAAGCATGGTCTGTGCACATCAGTTACAGTGAGTCAATGCCTTCAATGTGTCCATCACACTTAGCATCACTCAACCCTGTGACAGGCATatcctcaacatcttcatcaacTTACTTTTACTTGTACACCACAATGAGTCaagggaaatattgtacttgtactccactacatttattctattaatcagttaatcaattagttaattaatttttGCAGGTTTTGATtgttacaaaaacattttattaactgataaaatgttgatgttcaAATGATCATTCATGACTGAATATGTTCTTACATTAAgcagacacttttttttttatccaaagtgacttacaagtcattacaaggtacaagggtaggcagggcagcatgaggaggtcttgcctaaggacccctactggaagtagcaacagctgggatttgaaccccaatctcccacatgggagacggtgatgttaccactacactaaccagatGTTCTTACGTTCTCGCTTCTACTTAAAGGGTCAATTCTACATGTAGTGGAATATTTTTGTAGGCTTTCACTTGAGTATTGACTTTGTGTTCtttgaaaacactgcaaaagcttgctgtaaaaaaaaaacaattttgaaCAATATTATTCATAAGGTGTTAAGTATGTACAGATATCTGTCTTACAGAAGCATGTTGGTTCAATGCCGGTCCACTGGCCGTTCTCCTGACACACCCTTTCACTCGATCCCACCAAAAACATGTTGCTACTGCAGGTGTATTTCACTGTGTCGTCAATGTCGAAGATGTTCCCTGTTCTTGAGCCACCAGGTGGGATACCAGGGTCAGCACAAGTAGCTCCCGCTgtggtaacaaaaaaaaaagacaaagtcatGAAACAGTCATGAAGGAGGATGAATCTCCAACCTGAAAGAGAAAATAGGAGAAGGGAGAAAGTAGCCTGCTGTTCAGGACTTACAGTCTCTGCTGCAGATTGGAAGGGATCCGCTCCACTTGCCGTTTGGTAGGCAAACGCGCCTGGATGAGCCTCGCAGTGTGTATCCAGAGTAGCACTCGTAACTGGTCTCATTGTGCACGAAGTACTTCTCCTGAGGAGGGGACACGTTTCCGTACTCTAACACATTGGGGTCTGGGCATTCAaccactgcaaaacaaaaggaaCTGAGTTTTCATGTGGAGCAGGAAGTCTGAGGGGAAACTGAGAAACATCAATGTCACGCCACTCACTCCTGCATTTCTGACGTTGGAATGTTTTAGGTGCTGGTTTCCATCTGTCATTAGGCTGGCACACGCGGGCCAGAGCAGGGTGTGGATAGAAGCCCTCAGGACAGTGGTAGACCAGCATGCTGCCGCTCGCCAGCCCCTTGGTTAGCGTGTAATGACCTCCTTGAATTTCTAccttttcttctccacagtcacactGAACTTCACCTGCAGTTCAttaaagaatttccccatcgtgcgataaataaagtttatcttatcttaataaaaataataataaaaatgagctTACCCATACAGAGGAGGCATGAAAGAGCAGCAAACCAGTGCCAACCAGAGAATCCCATGTTGAACACTAACCTAACCTGTACTAACCTGTAGAACAATGTAAAAATGAGAGCCTCTGCATGAGCTgatcatttatttctaaatggaAAGGGATGTTCACAGAGTGGGACTGGTCAAACAAAGACCACCCTGACACTTATTAACCTataacaaataaacagagaTCAATAGTGTGTCACAGAAAATGTTGAACGACTccaacaaaatgttgttgttgcattggACCTTATAGCAgggacattaaaaaaataattttcactcATATAATGTAGGTCAATGTAGAAATCAAAATCTCAGTCAAATGGTCCAAACATTTCATAGAACTTAAAAGTAGGGTACAGACTCTTTTGGATCCAGGATTTTCCCATtgtgtttacacacacagtcacatgttgcataaaaaaacaacgtAATTGTGAAACCAAGACAAAGTACAAACATTTGCTTCATCATTTCCCAAAAGCCGGTGGCACCAGTATCACTTGCTGATACTGATTCAACAGATTCATTATTGATTGGACAACGAGTCACACCAGACTGGTTTAACTATCGCTTTCCCCAACTCGCATTTAATTCACTCACAAGTCCTTATTTTGTCTAATTACTTGCTTATGTTACTTATGTGCTGCCAGGTCCATCTCGGAGCATGTTTAGTGTGCTGACATTGATAAAGCTTTACATTTACCACTAATCTCCTTTAGAGAAGCTGTAATGTTACCTTCATTTTCCCATAAATATGTAagaatattacaaaaacaaccctTTAACTCCTTTCTTATTTTTATGGTAACATTTTACTAGTGGCTCCTCCAAGCTGAAACTAACTGCTCTTTGCTGTCATCTATCtctcattaaaagaaaaataaattaagggTATATACTAAAACTTTGGACCATTACTCTAACaccagtaaataataataaccacaAAAGCAACTCTGTCGACAAGTTTGATTTAATGAATGTCAGTCAATTTACATGGATGCTTGACATTATTGCCTAGTAGCAGGGAGCTCctctttttatataatttaaaaatggaaagataatttaataatatataaaaaagccctccgtaaagctagaacttcatattactcttCATTAATAGAGGCGAATAAGAACAACCcttggtttcttttcagcactgtagccatAGCTCTATTTAGCCTAGTATTCCGTCACCTCCCAGCAGTAATGATcttatgaatttctttacaaataaaatcataactattagagtaagaattgatcagatcctccctgtatacagcatggattgtacaacaacactagattcatctgcaagaccatgctcgtacttagactgcttcctccctgtagatcattctgaattaatttcagtaattaattcctctaaaccatcaacatgtctcttagatcccatcccaatTAGACTCAatgatgtcttacctttgatcagcacgtccatgttagatcagatcaatctatctttacaaataggctacgtaccacagggttttaatgttgctgtagtcaagcccctgctcaaaaagtctactctggactcagaggttttagtgaattatagaccaatatccagTCTACCCTTTATCTATAAAATCCTGGAAAaagtagtttctaagcaattatgtgaccaacTGCGTAGCAATAAcatgtatgaagatttccagtcaggatttagagtacatcatagcacagaaacagcactggtaaaggtcactaatgatcttctattagggttctgtgcttggactgtttcttttcactttatatatgtcccccttaggcaatattattatgaaacactctataaatttccattgttatgcagatgatacccagctatacctGTCtttgaaaccaggagaaactaatcaattagtcaaacttcaagcatgcttaaaagacataaaggcctggatgtcctccaatgTCCTTCtactaaatccagacaagacagaggttattttatttggacctaaaaatctcagagacactatgtctaatcacgttctcacccttgatgacttagtattggcctcaagtaatactgtaagaaaactctgatttatctttgatcaggatatctcctttacttcatacatcaaagaaatctctagaactgccttttttcacctgagaaacattgttaaaattaggcgcatcctgtctcaaagagatgctgaaaaactagtccatgcatttgttacttccagactggactattgtaattgattattaataggatgtcctaATAACTCCTTAATCttttaataatcaggctccatcttatctaaAAAAACGAattgtttcatattttcccagcagaactctccgttctcagactgcaggtttacttgtggttcctagagtttccaaatgtaaaatgagagTCTATCAAGCCTTGATAGCTTAGCTGTTCCTCCcggctacttgctgaggtgtccttcagacactgaggtgtccttcagacactgaaaccccgtagtaACGCCCACTCagtctagcagctgtccaactgaATTTCCTcaaggggatgaataaagtatacattattattattattgttcttttctctcttttctttccactcaccccaaccggtcgaggcagatggccgcccattatgagcctggttctgctggaggtttcttcctctaaagggaatttttcctctccactgttgcctaaagcttgctcaaatgggattcctgggttttctatatcatttttttgtataattattctctgtaaggtcttaaactttgcagtgtaaagtgccatgagataacttctgttgtgcattggcgctatacaaataaaactgaattgaattgaattaaattcaattaagCCTCTCCCATTCAACCCTCCTCTCACACGAGTCTGcgtcttctgtctctgcctccctGCTCAGCCCACGGAACTCCTCCCAGCTCTCCATTTAGTTAAAGGCAAACAGATGAAGGCCCATGGGACCAGTATCACCGTGAGCCAACAAGGCGGCGTTTCAC is part of the Anabas testudineus chromosome 14, fAnaTes1.2, whole genome shotgun sequence genome and harbors:
- the LOC113170510 gene encoding complement factor B-like, with amino-acid sequence MGFSGWHWFAALSCLLCMGEVQCDCGEEKVEIQGGHYTLTKGLASGSMLVYHCPEGFYPHPALARVCQPNDRWKPAPKTFQRQKCRMVECPDPNVLEYGNVSPPQEKYFVHNETSYECYSGYTLRGSSRRVCLPNGKWSGSLPICSRDSGATCADPGIPPGGSRTGNIFDIDDTVKYTCSSNMFLVGSSERVCQENGQWTGIEPTCFYRHTYDTPREVSEAFGSAIIESLTILDTTNGTQEGRKIRISKNGTLNIYIGVDISESIQDKYLKDARNAVTSLIRKISSFTVTPNYEIAFFSSEIFEVVNIVEFLDNKETKEAFIKKVEDFEVGDRNTAGTDLNLIFKTFLERMAVIKQRVGEEAFKEHRHVIIVFTDGAYNMGGSPAPTLARIKNMVYMNHTVDKETQSREDYLDIYIFAVGAEIFDDDLQPLTSSKNDERFYFRMKDIDNLSEIFDEIIDENEVKGLCGLHKDYNKDNTKTSKREMYPWYADITVQSVDGGGSSKCFGSLVSPEFILTAAHCFKFGNLPSHVTVDIGIEGGRGKKIKHFILHPKYNVSAKVKEGVKEFYDYDIALIQLENHVDYSSTVRPICIPCTQETSDALQLVGESTCKKQEEILLKNHIEALTFLTRTTNIVEEKDVHAKLGDNRDECIRHALQADNNIITAKDPKVAVTDNFLCTGGRSPRRDHISCTGDSGGAVFKNYEHRTIQVGVVSWGNKKKCVTGGLVESDDTSRDFHINLFRVVPFLKSILGNDNQDEYTPLTFLKN